From the genome of Sporomusa sphaeroides DSM 2875:
AGTAATGCTTTTTGTGGCAATACCAGGACATTGAATATTATATGTAACAGAATTTCTATTGCCTGCGGCAACTACGATTGCTATTCCAAAGTCACTAGCCACATTAATTAATTGACATAAATCACATTCGCTTTTACATCGAGGATCACGATATATAGATGAAGATATATTAACTACATTAACTTCATTTTCTATAGCCCATTCAATACCCTTCATCATATTAATTTCGTCAGGACGATCTTTCCCAATCTTAACTGAATATAACAATGACCCTTTTGCAAAGTTCTTAATGATTTTTGCGACAACTGTTCCGTGTCCTTTAGTATCAATTATACCTGTACCAGTTAAATCGATGTGATCAGCAATACTTTTATTTATATCGTTTGCTCCAGAATCTAAAAATGCTATTTTAGACCCCCATCCAATTAGATTGTTGTTCGTTAACAGTTTTTCAGATATCGTAGGTTGGAAGGTTATTGAAGATGTTGTTAAGTTTTCAAATACTCCTTCATAAGGTACCCTAATCTCTCGGATAAAATCATAATTATCGCCATCCCAAGGGGTATCCGTTTTTATTCCAATAACTGGCACATACTTCGATTCATATGTTATTAAAGCACCGATTTTATCAAGAGCCTTGCGGCAAGATTTTGTTAACCTGTCATGCAAGCTAACTATGTAATCCAATGTCAGGACCTCCATAATGGACAGCCTTTACATATTTATAAGGCGATCAATAGCATGTCCAGCCGTTTTTGACTTGTCAAAATGTTTTTGCCAAGTCAAATTCTACACTGGCACTGGAAATTCCTGCATGTTTTTAAATATAATTAACATTTTCTTGTCTATTTATACTTTATATCGTTAAAAATCTCAGAAAAATAATAATAAAGATAATTGCTGCTACTTATTTCCAAAACAAAAAAAGCCGCCCAGGTCTCCCCGGACGGCAATAAAATGTCCCACCCTGGTCCGCATAGCTTAGAGGCGTGGTGGGCTCTGTTGGTTATATTATATCATTTCCGCAAAGCAAAATACAGCGCGGCCCCGGCAAATAAATTCCGCTGCCAAGTGAGCCTATTCCGTTCCGACTTGACCTCTTGCTCGTATGCCTGCAAGGATTCGTTGGCCTTCTGCAATAAGCCCTGCGCTGTCAATAAGTTTTCCTTGGCTACTGTCGATTCGGCTTTCAGCACCAGCAATTGATTCTGCAACGCCGCCAAGTCCGCCTGATATTCTTCCAGCTTCAGCCGCGCTTGCGTCAAGTCCGTTTTCGATTGCTCCAAGTCGCTCAGCAGCCGCCCGTTGTTCTCGCTGAGCTGCTGAAATATCTGCTCCAACCTGGTCAACTCCTGATCTGTCATGCTGTACTGAGCCGAACAGGTACCAGGCAGCGAGGCCAGCAAGCAGGCAACCAGTACCGATAGCAATAGTCTTTTTATCACTGAGAATCATCTCCTTTATCTTGGTTAAACTAAACATGTATCCCACTCCTCTCCCAATAAGCGCCGCCTCCACGGCGCTATTTTTATTGACTAAGATAATCAGTTACGCCACGGGCTATGGCTCTTGCCATCCTATCCCGCCAGGTCG
Proteins encoded in this window:
- a CDS encoding S8 family peptidase; its protein translation is MDYIVSLHDRLTKSCRKALDKIGALITYESKYVPVIGIKTDTPWDGDNYDFIREIRVPYEGVFENLTTSSITFQPTISEKLLTNNNLIGWGSKIAFLDSGANDINKSIADHIDLTGTGIIDTKGHGTVVAKIIKNFAKGSLLYSVKIGKDRPDEINMMKGIEWAIENEVNVVNISSSIYRDPRCKSECDLCQLINVASDFGIAIVVAAGNRNSVTYNIQCPGIATKSITVGAIDQFKRVAEFSCIDSVNGSKPDIVAPGYCVANGSLITGTSLAAPIVAGVIGAIRTSDRHINDTVQYIYSTADDTGYPRYYQGNGALNIDKLVGVVKDEKVNCKVEGQEIG